In Nicotiana tabacum cultivar K326 chromosome 21, ASM71507v2, whole genome shotgun sequence, one DNA window encodes the following:
- the LOC142175264 gene encoding uncharacterized protein LOC142175264, with amino-acid sequence MAEYKACILGLRMAVEMNIKELLVIGDSDMLIHQYRVQACPRIQNAFVDALATLSSMIQHSDKNYIDPIEIEIRDQHAYCFHDIKSFFQAREYPESATNSQKRALKRL; translated from the coding sequence atggctgaatacaaGGCGTGCATCCTCGGGCTTAGGATGGCAGTAGAAATGAACATCAAGGAACTATTGGTCATAGGAGATTCCGATATGCTAATTCACCAATATCGAGTTCAAGCAtgtcccagaatccagaatgcaTTTGTCGATGCTCTTGcaactttgtcatccatgattcAACATTCGGACAAGAATTACATCGACCCTATCGAGATAGAAATTCGAGATCAGCATGCATACTGTTTCCACGACATCAAAAGTTTCTTTCAGGCAAGAGAATATCCAGAGAGTGCCACTAATAGTCAGAAGAGAGCATTGAAGAGATTATAA